In one Candidatus Methylomirabilota bacterium genomic region, the following are encoded:
- a CDS encoding CoA transferase encodes MARPPLEGTRILSVSQFGAGPFGTQVLADLGAEIIKIEDPGVGGDSSRYVPPYQHEQDSLFFQSFNRGKKSLTLNLQRPAGQAVLHDLVKVSDAVFNNLRGDLPAKLGLTYDALKADNPRIVCCSLTGFGTTGPRAAEPAFDYLIQGYAGYMTVTGEPDGPPGKCGVSVIDFAGGYAGMVGLMVGLYDAQRTGIGRNVDISLLDTAVSMLSYFAIWALNREWEPQRVAHSGHQTLVPAQNFPTRDGWIVVFCNKDKFWQALIERMGLPELGQDPRFTGFPDRFAHKAELVAILEARFVEKTTAEWLALLRGHVPCAPVNTVAQALEDEQVRAREMIVEVDHPQFGRIREVASPIRTEGEIRHPAPAPALGQHTEAILTEILGYGSQTIARLRAEGVIGK; translated from the coding sequence ATGGCGAGACCTCCCCTCGAAGGCACGCGCATCCTCTCCGTCTCGCAGTTCGGGGCCGGCCCGTTCGGCACGCAGGTGCTGGCGGACCTCGGCGCCGAGATCATCAAGATCGAGGACCCGGGCGTGGGCGGCGACAGCTCGCGGTACGTGCCGCCGTACCAGCACGAGCAGGACTCGCTCTTTTTCCAGTCGTTCAACCGCGGCAAGAAGTCGCTGACGCTCAACCTTCAGCGTCCGGCGGGCCAGGCCGTGCTCCACGACCTCGTCAAGGTCTCCGACGCGGTCTTCAACAACCTCCGCGGCGACCTTCCCGCCAAGCTCGGGCTGACCTACGACGCGCTCAAGGCCGACAATCCCAGGATCGTCTGCTGCTCGCTCACCGGTTTCGGGACGACGGGGCCGCGCGCCGCCGAGCCGGCCTTCGACTACCTCATCCAGGGCTACGCGGGCTACATGACCGTCACCGGCGAGCCCGACGGCCCGCCGGGAAAATGCGGCGTGTCTGTCATCGACTTCGCGGGAGGCTACGCCGGCATGGTCGGCCTCATGGTCGGCCTCTACGACGCCCAGCGCACGGGGATCGGCCGCAACGTGGACATCTCGCTCCTGGACACGGCGGTGAGCATGCTCTCGTACTTCGCGATCTGGGCGCTCAACCGCGAGTGGGAGCCTCAGCGCGTGGCGCATTCCGGCCACCAGACCCTCGTGCCGGCGCAGAACTTCCCGACCAGGGACGGCTGGATCGTCGTCTTCTGCAACAAGGACAAGTTCTGGCAGGCGCTGATCGAGCGGATGGGGCTGCCCGAGCTCGGACAGGACCCGCGCTTCACCGGCTTCCCGGACCGCTTCGCCCACAAGGCGGAGCTGGTCGCCATCCTGGAGGCGCGCTTCGTGGAGAAGACCACGGCCGAGTGGCTGGCCCTCCTGCGCGGGCATGTGCCGTGCGCGCCCGTGAACACCGTGGCGCAGGCGCTCGAAGACGAGCAGGTGCGCGCGCGCGAGATGATCGTCGAGGTGGACCACCCGCAGTTCGGCCGCATCCGCGAGGTGGCGAGCCCCATCAGGACCGAGGGCGAGATCCGGCATCCGGCGCCCGCCCCTGCCCTCGGCCAGCACACCGAAGCCATCCTGACCGAGATCCTCGGCTACGGAAGCCAGACCATCGCCCGGCTCCGGGCGGAAGGAGTCATCGGCAAATGA
- a CDS encoding MaoC family dehydratase, whose amino-acid sequence MSYGRYFEEFAVGQAFRHWPGRTITEADCTWFALLTMNQHPLHSDAHYAETYTQHKQRVVLGPLVYSVVIGMSVADISGRAIANLEVDTLKHEKPTFIGDTLYAQSRVLELRESSQGDRGIVTVETIATNQRGDQVCSYTRKVLVPKKNHPTLGEGRLPY is encoded by the coding sequence ATGAGCTACGGGCGCTACTTCGAGGAGTTCGCCGTCGGGCAGGCCTTCAGGCACTGGCCGGGGCGTACGATCACCGAGGCGGACTGCACCTGGTTCGCGCTCCTGACGATGAACCAGCACCCGCTCCACTCGGATGCGCACTACGCGGAAACCTATACCCAGCACAAACAGCGCGTGGTGCTGGGACCGCTCGTCTACAGCGTCGTCATCGGCATGAGCGTCGCCGACATCTCGGGGCGCGCCATCGCCAACCTCGAGGTGGACACTCTCAAGCACGAGAAGCCTACGTTCATCGGCGACACCCTCTACGCGCAGAGCCGCGTGCTCGAGCTTCGCGAGTCCAGCCAGGGCGACCGCGGCATCGTCACCGTCGAGACCATCGCGACCAACCAGCGGGGAGACCAGGTCTGCTCGTACACCAGAAAGGTCCTCGTGCCCAAGAAGAACCACCCGACCCTCGGCGAAGGCCGGCTGCCCTACTGA
- a CDS encoding acyl-CoA dehydrogenase family protein, translating into MPTPLHVAHPIVAAVRQFVDKEVVPAASALEHADAYPHDLVARMREMGLFGALVPGEYGGLGLDVLTYARVIEEICRGFMSLAGVINSHTMAALIVLQHGTDEQKRRLLPRFASGLARGGLCLTEPHAGSDVQAIRTVATRHGDGYRISGSKMFVTNGREGTTFALLALTDASARPRYRGMSCFIVEKGDAGLQVVKSIAKLGYKGVDTAELLFENFPCPAVNLVGGVEGRGFKHVMSGLETGRINIAARAVGVAQAALEEAARGALGVAEPPTALASIAIRVDGARLLTYWAAGMKDRGERCDLEAGMAKLYASESAQEAAADAIRILGGPGQATAGVVERLFRDTPLMMIGEGTNEIQRTIIAKNLLQRHGERLGALTSLEAEPMERRQMTLAVRQLVEREIAPAAVEDDRAGRFPSASLDKLADLGLFGAVIPVDAGGLNLDGLAYALIAEEIGRGSASVASVLRDHLDAADLILRLGSVEQRLRLLPGLASGKPRGGMLRRLREPAVRELNALRHADGFILSGDGLVAGPGRHADLFVLLESVDEQMLAFVLEAGQPGLVLTEPFETPGRRGADLWHTQLKGCVVPARQTLGGTAAPGAAAIAAAQAAARVREAAAAVGLAQAAFETALRYSQQRSAFGVPICQHQAIQLKLADMATAIAVARLLTHRAAAEDGAGEAAPAHAAMAHLHAAETAYMVTLEAMRIHGGYGYSAEFPVERYYRDAAALLAGEAGDETLRRAIARHAVANNYLSGGSA; encoded by the coding sequence ATGCCGACTCCGCTCCACGTCGCGCACCCGATCGTCGCGGCGGTGCGCCAGTTCGTGGACAAGGAGGTCGTCCCCGCGGCCTCCGCCCTCGAGCACGCCGACGCCTATCCCCACGACCTGGTCGCGCGCATGCGGGAGATGGGCCTCTTCGGCGCGCTCGTGCCCGGCGAATACGGCGGGCTCGGCCTCGACGTCCTGACCTACGCGCGCGTCATCGAGGAGATCTGCCGCGGCTTCATGTCGCTCGCGGGCGTGATCAACAGCCACACGATGGCGGCCCTGATCGTGCTCCAGCATGGCACGGACGAACAGAAGCGCCGCCTGCTGCCGCGCTTTGCCAGCGGGCTCGCGCGTGGCGGCCTCTGTCTGACGGAACCGCACGCGGGCTCTGACGTCCAGGCCATCCGGACCGTGGCCACGCGGCACGGCGACGGCTATCGCATCTCCGGCTCCAAGATGTTCGTCACCAACGGCCGCGAAGGCACGACCTTCGCGCTCCTCGCCCTGACCGACGCCTCGGCGCGGCCGCGCTACCGCGGCATGTCGTGCTTCATCGTCGAGAAGGGGGACGCCGGTCTTCAGGTGGTCAAGTCCATCGCCAAGCTCGGCTACAAGGGCGTGGACACCGCCGAGCTCCTCTTCGAAAATTTCCCCTGCCCCGCCGTCAATCTGGTCGGAGGCGTCGAGGGGCGAGGCTTCAAGCACGTCATGTCGGGGCTCGAAACGGGACGCATCAACATCGCCGCGCGCGCCGTCGGCGTCGCGCAGGCGGCGCTGGAGGAAGCCGCGCGCGGCGCCCTCGGCGTGGCCGAACCGCCCACCGCGCTGGCCTCGATCGCCATCCGAGTGGACGGAGCGAGGCTCCTGACCTACTGGGCGGCGGGGATGAAGGATCGCGGTGAGCGCTGCGATCTCGAGGCCGGCATGGCCAAGCTCTACGCCTCGGAAAGCGCCCAGGAGGCCGCGGCCGACGCCATCCGCATCCTCGGTGGCCCCGGCCAGGCGACCGCGGGCGTGGTCGAGCGCCTCTTCCGCGACACGCCCCTCATGATGATCGGCGAAGGCACCAACGAGATCCAGCGGACGATCATCGCGAAGAACCTGCTCCAGCGCCACGGCGAGCGGCTGGGCGCCCTCACGTCGCTCGAGGCCGAGCCCATGGAGCGCCGGCAGATGACCCTCGCCGTGCGTCAACTGGTCGAGCGCGAGATCGCCCCGGCCGCCGTAGAGGACGACCGCGCCGGGCGCTTCCCTTCGGCATCGCTGGACAAGCTCGCGGACCTCGGGCTCTTCGGCGCCGTCATCCCGGTGGATGCTGGAGGCCTCAACCTCGACGGCCTCGCCTACGCCCTCATCGCCGAGGAGATCGGGCGCGGCTCGGCGTCGGTCGCATCCGTGCTCCGGGACCACCTCGACGCGGCCGATCTCATCCTGCGCCTGGGCTCGGTCGAGCAGCGCCTGCGGCTCCTGCCCGGATTGGCCTCGGGCAAGCCCCGCGGGGGGATGCTGAGGCGCCTGCGCGAGCCGGCGGTACGCGAGCTGAACGCGCTCAGGCATGCCGACGGCTTCATCTTGAGCGGCGACGGGCTGGTCGCCGGCCCCGGCCGACACGCGGACCTGTTCGTTCTTCTGGAGTCCGTCGACGAGCAGATGCTCGCCTTCGTCCTCGAGGCGGGGCAGCCGGGCCTCGTCCTGACCGAGCCCTTCGAGACGCCCGGGCGCCGCGGCGCCGATCTCTGGCACACCCAGCTCAAGGGCTGCGTCGTGCCAGCGCGCCAGACGCTCGGCGGCACGGCCGCTCCCGGCGCCGCGGCCATCGCGGCGGCCCAGGCGGCGGCGCGGGTGCGCGAGGCCGCCGCCGCCGTGGGCCTGGCGCAGGCCGCCTTCGAGACGGCGCTCCGCTACTCCCAGCAGCGCAGCGCGTTCGGCGTGCCCATCTGCCAGCACCAAGCGATCCAGCTCAAGCTGGCCGACATGGCGACGGCCATCGCGGTCGCCCGTCTCCTCACCCACCGGGCCGCCGCCGAAGACGGCGCGGGCGAAGCGGCGCCGGCGCACGCGGCGATGGCCCACCTCCACGCCGCCGAGACGGCCTACATGGTGACGCTCGAGGCCATGCGCATCCATGGCGGCTACGGCTACAGCGCCGAGTTCCCCGTGGAGCGCTACTATCGTGACGCCGCAGCGCTCCTGGCGGGCGAGGCCGGCGACGAGACCCTGCGCCGCGCCATCGCACGCCACGCCGTCGCCAACAACTACCTGAGCGGCGGATCGGCATGA
- a CDS encoding Zn-dependent hydrolase: MRINRKRLEESMEALGRVGATAKGGLNRVALTDDDRRGRDLLVEWMREAGLSVTVDQMGNIFGQRAGSDGVAPVMMGSHADSVPTGGKYDGQLGVLCALETIRILNDRKAATRHPVAMAIFTNEEGARFQPAMIGSGVMAGKIPLEDAYNARDRDGLRLGDELERIGYLGSEPCVPRPLRAYLELHIEQGPILEEQHLSVGVVEGIVAISWSRLTLTGVQNHAGPTPMRIRHDALVAAAEIIRGVREIPRKIGGDMVSTVGRLDVTPNIPNAIPGRVSLSVDLRAPEEHHVTRALGFLDRLVKDAARVEGVTYELDHYWRVPRTHFDIEVVDTIEEAAKGLGYGYRRILSGAGHDAQYMATICPTGMIFVPSRGGRSHCEEEFTPMDDIEKGANTLLLAASKLAGTA; this comes from the coding sequence ATGCGCATCAACCGCAAGCGGCTCGAGGAGAGCATGGAGGCGCTCGGGCGAGTCGGCGCGACCGCCAAGGGCGGGCTCAACCGCGTGGCGCTCACCGACGACGATCGCCGCGGCCGGGATCTCCTCGTGGAATGGATGCGCGAGGCTGGTCTCAGCGTCACGGTAGACCAGATGGGCAACATCTTCGGCCAGCGCGCCGGCTCGGACGGCGTGGCGCCCGTCATGATGGGCTCGCACGCCGACTCGGTGCCGACGGGCGGGAAGTACGACGGCCAGCTGGGCGTCCTCTGCGCGCTCGAGACCATCCGGATCCTCAACGACCGCAAGGCCGCGACGCGCCACCCCGTCGCGATGGCCATCTTCACCAACGAGGAGGGGGCGCGCTTCCAGCCCGCCATGATCGGCTCGGGGGTCATGGCAGGGAAAATCCCACTCGAAGACGCCTACAACGCGCGCGACAGGGACGGCCTCCGGCTGGGCGACGAGCTCGAGCGGATCGGCTATCTCGGCTCGGAGCCCTGCGTCCCCCGCCCGCTTCGCGCCTACCTCGAGCTCCACATCGAGCAGGGCCCCATCCTCGAGGAACAGCACCTCTCGGTGGGCGTGGTCGAGGGCATCGTCGCGATCTCCTGGTCGCGGCTCACGCTCACGGGCGTCCAGAATCACGCGGGCCCGACGCCCATGCGCATCCGCCACGACGCGCTCGTCGCGGCCGCCGAGATCATCCGCGGCGTGCGCGAGATCCCGCGCAAGATCGGCGGCGACATGGTCTCGACCGTCGGCCGCCTCGACGTGACGCCCAATATCCCCAACGCAATCCCGGGGCGCGTGAGCCTGTCCGTCGACCTGCGCGCGCCCGAGGAGCATCACGTCACCCGCGCCCTGGGCTTTCTCGACCGCCTGGTCAAGGACGCCGCCCGCGTCGAAGGGGTCACGTACGAGCTCGATCACTACTGGCGCGTGCCGCGGACCCACTTCGACATCGAGGTCGTGGACACGATCGAGGAAGCGGCCAAGGGCCTCGGGTACGGCTACCGGCGCATCCTCTCCGGGGCCGGACACGACGCCCAGTACATGGCGACCATCTGCCCCACGGGGATGATCTTCGTCCCATCCCGCGGCGGGCGCAGCCACTGCGAGGAGGAGTTCACGCCCATGGATGACATCGAGAAGGGCGCCAACACCCTCCTGCTGGCGGCCTCCAAGCTCGCCGGCACGGCCTAG
- a CDS encoding NUDIX hydrolase, with the protein MSDSHLHHHLSPQSIRFCPLCGGALERRAVPPEGKREMVCAGCSFVFYLNHKVVAATIPEDEGRVLLTRRTIQPARGKWTFPGGFVDWGEPVEDAAVRETWEETGLKVDLSGLLGVYSYPGTPMVIVVYRARVIEGEVRTCSENDRVEWVVPAEIPWEELAFPSTEAALRDFLSGRVL; encoded by the coding sequence GTGAGCGATTCGCACCTGCACCACCACCTGTCGCCTCAGAGCATTCGCTTCTGCCCGCTCTGCGGCGGCGCGCTCGAGCGCCGCGCCGTGCCGCCGGAAGGCAAGCGCGAGATGGTCTGCGCCGGCTGTTCCTTTGTCTTCTACCTGAACCACAAGGTGGTGGCCGCGACCATCCCCGAGGACGAGGGGCGCGTCCTGCTCACGCGCCGGACGATTCAGCCGGCGCGTGGCAAGTGGACCTTCCCCGGCGGCTTCGTGGATTGGGGCGAGCCCGTCGAGGACGCGGCAGTGCGGGAGACCTGGGAGGAGACCGGACTGAAGGTGGATCTCTCGGGCCTCCTGGGCGTCTATTCCTACCCGGGCACGCCGATGGTGATCGTCGTCTACCGGGCACGCGTGATCGAAGGCGAGGTCAGGACGTGCAGCGAGAACGACCGCGTCGAGTGGGTGGTGCCGGCCGAGATCCCGTGGGAGGAGCTGGCCTTCCCGTCCACCGAAGCCGCGCTGCGCGACTTCCTGTCCGGCCGGGTCCTCTAG
- a CDS encoding BrnT family toxin: MATARFEWGSDKDRENQRKHGVAFASAQFAFADPIRVIAEDLSHGSGEKRYYCFGRVAGGVLTVRFTYREDAVRIFGAGYWRRGKTIYERENQIHR, encoded by the coding sequence GTGGCGACCGCCCGTTTCGAGTGGGGCTCGGACAAGGATAGGGAGAACCAGCGGAAGCATGGCGTCGCCTTCGCGAGCGCGCAGTTTGCGTTCGCGGATCCAATCCGCGTGATCGCGGAAGATCTCTCTCATGGCTCCGGGGAGAAGCGGTACTACTGCTTCGGCCGAGTTGCTGGCGGAGTACTGACGGTCCGATTCACGTATCGAGAGGATGCCGTTCGAATCTTTGGCGCGGGCTACTGGCGAAGGGGTAAGACAATCTATGAGCGCGAAAATCAGATACACAGATGA
- a CDS encoding MaoC/PaaZ C-terminal domain-containing protein encodes MKYAKVYADEVQVGSEMPPLVKPPIQQIQLTRYAGASGDFNPIHQDAAFAKAAGMGDVFAHGMLSMGFVAQSVTDWLGVGSVRKVGVRFAALVRLGDVVTCRGKVVAKRPPKDGDGPYLVDLELWAENQKGEKVITGKATAVLPSRA; translated from the coding sequence GTGAAATACGCCAAGGTCTACGCGGACGAAGTCCAGGTCGGGAGCGAGATGCCCCCGCTGGTGAAGCCGCCCATCCAGCAGATCCAGCTGACGCGCTACGCCGGCGCCTCGGGCGACTTCAACCCCATCCACCAGGACGCCGCGTTCGCGAAGGCGGCCGGCATGGGCGACGTCTTCGCCCACGGCATGCTGTCCATGGGCTTCGTCGCGCAGTCGGTGACCGACTGGCTCGGCGTCGGCAGCGTGAGGAAGGTCGGCGTTCGCTTCGCCGCGCTGGTGCGCCTGGGTGACGTCGTCACCTGCCGCGGCAAGGTCGTCGCGAAGCGTCCGCCCAAGGACGGCGACGGCCCCTATCTGGTCGACCTCGAGCTCTGGGCCGAGAACCAGAAGGGCGAGAAGGTCATCACCGGCAAGGCGACCGCCGTCCTTCCCTCGCGCGCCTAG
- a CDS encoding MaoC family dehydratase N-terminal domain-containing protein, producing MAIQINTAVKGKEYPPYPVTVERGKIKEFARAIGDLSPFYLDDEVAKAGPWGDIIAPPTFPITFRDERSDTGVLLRDLGVDIGRILHGEQEFEHFQPIRPGRTYLCRGRITDIYEKAGKSGPMAFVVREITVTDSDNDIVTVMRQITVVRL from the coding sequence ATGGCGATCCAGATCAACACGGCCGTCAAGGGCAAGGAGTACCCGCCCTATCCCGTCACGGTGGAGCGCGGCAAGATCAAGGAATTCGCCCGCGCGATCGGCGACCTCTCGCCCTTCTATCTTGACGACGAGGTCGCCAAGGCGGGGCCGTGGGGCGACATCATCGCGCCGCCCACCTTCCCCATCACCTTCCGCGACGAGCGGTCAGACACGGGCGTTCTCCTGCGCGATCTCGGCGTGGACATTGGACGGATCCTCCACGGCGAGCAGGAGTTCGAGCACTTCCAGCCCATCCGGCCCGGCCGGACGTATCTATGCCGCGGGCGCATAACGGACATCTACGAGAAGGCGGGCAAGTCCGGCCCCATGGCCTTCGTCGTCCGCGAGATCACGGTGACGGACTCCGACAACGACATCGTCACCGTCATGCGCCAGATCACCGTGGTCAGGCTTTAA
- a CDS encoding thioesterase family protein, producing the protein MAIQVGLTAEVEQVVTQDLTADALGNKGVHVYATPFVICLMETAAQAAIVSHLPPGAGTVGTTVEMKHLAATPLGMKVRATATLVETDGKRCLFQVDVFDEVEKIAEGRHERFIVPNLEKFLARAMSKGKA; encoded by the coding sequence ATGGCCATCCAGGTCGGGCTGACCGCGGAAGTGGAGCAGGTCGTCACGCAGGATCTGACCGCCGACGCCCTCGGCAACAAGGGCGTTCACGTCTACGCCACGCCCTTCGTCATCTGCCTCATGGAGACCGCCGCCCAGGCGGCCATCGTCTCCCACCTGCCCCCGGGCGCCGGCACCGTCGGCACCACGGTGGAGATGAAGCACCTGGCGGCGACACCGCTCGGCATGAAGGTACGGGCCACGGCTACGCTCGTCGAGACCGACGGCAAGCGGTGCCTCTTCCAGGTGGACGTCTTCGACGAGGTGGAGAAGATCGCCGAGGGCCGTCACGAGCGCTTCATCGTGCCCAACCTCGAGAAATTCCTCGCCCGCGCCATGAGCAAAGGCAAGGCCTGA
- a CDS encoding sulfite exporter TauE/SafE family protein has protein sequence MHDTAAWLILGAAAIVGSTIGGVAGFGTGVIMIPAIAWSVGVKATVPVLTVCMLVGNSARVWFSRREIEWRVVGAFLVGAVPMTIVGATLYTRIDSEWLSRILGAFMILAVPLRRWLAQSGVNVRLRHFPLVGAGFGFLSAIVGAVGPIMTPFFLSHGLRKGRYLATDALCTVGAYITRGIMFRRADLLTGPLILTGLYIGVVMIGGAWIGRRLLDRMSEKTFLRILEVLLVVFGLQFVLWPSR, from the coding sequence ATGCACGACACGGCCGCCTGGCTGATCCTCGGCGCGGCAGCCATCGTCGGCTCCACGATCGGCGGCGTCGCGGGCTTCGGCACCGGCGTCATCATGATCCCGGCCATCGCCTGGAGCGTGGGTGTCAAGGCGACGGTCCCCGTGCTGACCGTCTGCATGCTGGTCGGCAACAGCGCGCGCGTCTGGTTCAGCCGCCGCGAGATCGAGTGGCGTGTGGTCGGCGCCTTCCTCGTGGGCGCCGTGCCCATGACCATCGTCGGCGCAACGCTCTACACGCGCATCGACAGCGAGTGGCTCTCCCGCATCCTGGGCGCGTTCATGATCCTCGCCGTGCCGCTCCGGCGCTGGCTCGCCCAGAGCGGCGTCAACGTGCGGCTCCGCCACTTCCCGCTGGTCGGGGCGGGCTTCGGCTTCCTCTCGGCCATCGTCGGTGCCGTGGGCCCGATCATGACGCCGTTCTTCCTGAGCCACGGTCTCCGCAAGGGGCGCTACCTGGCCACCGACGCCCTCTGCACGGTCGGCGCCTACATCACCCGCGGGATCATGTTCCGCCGCGCCGACCTCCTGACCGGCCCGCTCATCCTGACCGGCCTCTACATCGGCGTGGTGATGATCGGCGGCGCGTGGATAGGCCGCCGGCTCCTCGACCGCATGAGCGAGAAGACCTTCCTCCGCATCCTCGAGGTCCTGCTCGTCGTCTTCGGCCTCCAGTTCGTCCTCTGGCCCTCGCGCTGA
- a CDS encoding MFS transporter produces MPVLLAAAGFLLVGLDGSVNIAFPAMSAAFRVGPATIRWVIICYVGTYALTAFAAGVLADRLGPGRVVRAGLALSLFCFGAYALGSSFEIFLLLRVLQGVSGGLIYGAAPALVTLSLPSSRHAWGLGWASLGLGLGLSVSPLIGGALVGAFGWQAVFLYRVPVTAAIIVLAAWTREARRDGRGAWRMVAPADIFRWPVLQAGLLAFLANYAQFAVWLLAPYYLVSERGLSAAAGGLLFMLTPLAMAIAAPVAGRAADRWGARGPMAAGLAAEAAGLLFVARCGGSTPIALVGAALALVGLGLGVFQVPNLAQVMAAFPPRQQGAAGGFAFLSRTTGIVVGVQTAAWLFHDRAQILGFLPAFRFTFAAAAAVCALAAVISLVRGRERAPRATRHER; encoded by the coding sequence ATGCCCGTCCTCCTGGCGGCAGCGGGTTTCCTGCTCGTCGGGCTCGACGGCTCAGTCAACATCGCGTTCCCCGCCATGTCGGCGGCCTTCCGGGTTGGTCCCGCGACCATCCGCTGGGTCATCATCTGCTACGTCGGGACGTACGCGCTGACCGCCTTCGCCGCCGGCGTGCTCGCGGACAGGCTCGGCCCGGGCCGCGTCGTGCGCGCGGGGCTCGCCCTCTCGCTCTTCTGCTTCGGGGCCTACGCGCTGGGATCCTCCTTCGAGATCTTCCTTCTCCTCCGCGTGCTGCAGGGCGTGAGCGGCGGGCTGATCTACGGCGCGGCGCCCGCGCTCGTGACGCTCTCGCTGCCGTCCTCTCGCCACGCCTGGGGGCTCGGCTGGGCGAGCCTCGGCCTCGGGCTGGGCTTGAGCGTGAGTCCGCTGATCGGCGGCGCGCTCGTGGGCGCCTTCGGCTGGCAGGCCGTGTTCCTCTACCGCGTGCCGGTCACCGCCGCGATCATCGTCCTGGCAGCCTGGACGCGCGAGGCGCGTCGCGATGGCCGCGGCGCGTGGCGGATGGTTGCTCCCGCCGACATCTTCCGCTGGCCGGTCCTCCAGGCCGGGCTCCTCGCCTTCCTCGCCAATTACGCCCAGTTCGCGGTCTGGCTCTTGGCACCCTACTATCTCGTCAGCGAGCGTGGCCTCTCCGCCGCCGCGGGCGGGCTCCTCTTCATGCTGACCCCGCTGGCGATGGCCATCGCGGCGCCCGTGGCGGGCCGGGCGGCCGACCGCTGGGGGGCGCGCGGGCCCATGGCCGCCGGGCTCGCGGCCGAAGCCGCGGGGCTTCTCTTCGTCGCCCGCTGCGGCGGCTCGACGCCGATAGCGCTCGTCGGCGCCGCCCTCGCCCTCGTCGGGCTGGGCCTCGGCGTCTTCCAGGTGCCGAACCTCGCCCAGGTCATGGCCGCCTTTCCGCCGCGACAGCAGGGCGCGGCCGGCGGCTTCGCCTTCCTCTCCCGCACGACGGGCATCGTTGTCGGCGTCCAGACCGCGGCCTGGCTCTTCCACGACCGCGCGCAGATCCTGGGCTTCCTGCCGGCGTTCCGTTTCACCTTCGCCGCGGCGGCCGCCGTCTGCGCTCTCGCCGCAGTCATTTCGCTCGTGCGTGGACGGGAGCGGGCGCCGCGTGCTACAAGGCACGAGAGGTGA
- a CDS encoding tetratricopeptide repeat protein, producing the protein METAIHRAILVLTACALAAGPAGADMTDRNPPPARPAATPSAEQEYGRGIAARNTKDWPAAAGAFRKAVDLRPAYPEAWNELGYALRNQGKYPDSLKAYDEALRLRPNFPEALEYLGEAYVKLGRVDDARKILERLKPLDAARAAELAEAIAKGK; encoded by the coding sequence ATGGAGACAGCGATCCACCGCGCGATATTGGTACTCACAGCCTGCGCCCTGGCAGCGGGCCCGGCCGGGGCGGACATGACGGACCGCAACCCACCGCCGGCCCGCCCCGCGGCCACACCCTCTGCCGAGCAGGAGTACGGCCGCGGCATCGCCGCGCGCAACACCAAGGACTGGCCGGCGGCCGCCGGAGCATTTCGCAAGGCGGTGGATCTCCGCCCCGCGTATCCGGAAGCCTGGAACGAGCTGGGCTACGCGCTCCGTAACCAGGGCAAGTACCCCGATTCGCTCAAGGCATACGACGAGGCGCTGCGTCTCCGGCCCAACTTCCCCGAGGCGCTCGAGTACCTCGGCGAAGCCTACGTCAAGCTGGGCCGCGTGGATGACGCCCGCAAGATCCTGGAGCGCCTCAAGCCGCTCGACGCGGCCCGGGCCGCCGAGCTGGCGGAGGCCATCGCGAAGGGCAAGTAG
- a CDS encoding mechanosensitive ion channel domain-containing protein, producing the protein MSMKEMTMELLLRYGFQVLGAIAILAVGFLVARWLGGMADQRFQKQEMEPPMRILLVRVIKILVLVMAFVVALDKFGFSIAPLVAGIGVAGIGVGFALQGVLGNLMAGLTIIFTKPFRVGEYIEINNVRGDVAAVELSTTTLIQADFSRVIVPNRKIVGEILHNFGTIRQLTLTVRVPHATDLNAALRAASQVVTRSARVLKDPAPSVGIASVEDTGIKIAAWAWVRVVDVVPAEPELYQSLVEAFRAAGIGAPAGAHDVRLLEGAGSR; encoded by the coding sequence ATGAGCATGAAAGAGATGACGATGGAGCTCCTGCTCCGCTACGGCTTCCAGGTGTTGGGCGCAATTGCGATCCTGGCGGTCGGTTTCCTGGTCGCGCGGTGGCTGGGCGGCATGGCGGACCAGCGCTTCCAGAAGCAGGAGATGGAGCCGCCCATGCGGATCCTCCTGGTGCGCGTGATCAAGATCCTCGTCCTGGTCATGGCCTTCGTGGTGGCGCTCGACAAGTTCGGCTTCTCCATCGCGCCGCTGGTGGCCGGCATCGGCGTGGCGGGCATCGGCGTGGGCTTCGCGCTGCAGGGCGTGCTGGGCAACCTCATGGCGGGCCTGACCATCATCTTCACCAAGCCCTTCCGAGTCGGCGAGTACATCGAGATCAACAACGTGCGCGGCGACGTCGCCGCGGTCGAGCTGTCCACCACGACGTTGATCCAGGCGGACTTCTCGCGCGTCATCGTGCCGAACAGGAAGATCGTCGGCGAGATCCTGCACAACTTCGGCACGATCCGCCAGCTGACGCTGACGGTGCGCGTGCCGCACGCGACCGATCTGAACGCGGCGCTCCGCGCGGCGAGCCAGGTGGTGACGCGGAGCGCGCGCGTGCTCAAGGACCCGGCGCCGAGCGTGGGCATCGCGTCCGTGGAGGACACCGGCATCAAGATCGCGGCCTGGGCGTGGGTCCGCGTGGTGGACGTGGTCCCGGCCGAGCCCGAGCTCTACCAGTCTCTCGTCGAGGCCTTTCGCGCCGCCGGTATCGGCGCCCCGGCCGGCGCGCACGACGTGCGTCTGCTCGAGGGGGCCGGCTCGCGCTGA